atatcTAGAAATCCGTCATCTATTTCAAttcaacacatttcttttttaattaaatctatTTACACTGACTGCACGTTtatgcatatattcatatttatttgttatacatattgtctatttgtaaaacacatgcatacatatgATGTAGCCTAGAACCCCTGTTTTAGAAACAAGGGTCTATAAAGACTTGATCTTTAACAACTTTATACTCATTCTCCAAACTAATTTATGCATTGATTTGTCAGATTAACTGATAAGTAGTTATGAATGGCAATTTTCTGCAAGTATATTTTGCTCTAAATCTTTCATatgagaaatgtaataaaaaagtaaCCCGTATCGGGATACATATCGTGTCGGGGCCTTGTATCGGGAtgcgtatcgtatcgtgaaGTTGTTGGCGATACACAGCCCTACTCCCATTACGGCGTAATAATCAAGGAAGTTTGCTGCCGTAACATGGCTGCAGTAAGCGCAGTGATATAGTGCTACAGTGTCAAAAGTAGAAATACATTTCTAAGAGCGTGAGCTCTCTTCTCCTGCACCAACCCtacccctcaaaatgtctgtgcatgGCCCTGCGTCCAGTGCTCCCCTAAAGTCGTTGCAACAATCTGCGCATGCTCACTCGCTTCATCGGTTCTTAAAAAGTGCGACGTCTACAGTCAATGCTCTGCTTGTGTATATCCACACGAGAACCAGATGAGACGGCAGATACACTGATCGCATCTGCAAAATTAACTTAATTAACAGCAGACAGACTACTTAGACAGTCTAGAATGACATTAACAACTGCATCAATCTACCTTAGACATTCTTtaagaaaattaaccatgtttattttatactaggATTAGTAACCACAGTGTTTTTGGCATAGGCTATTTATTATCATTGGCAAATTCATGATCTTACCACAGTGACCATGGTTTAGTAGCAAAATCGCGGTTATTTTCGGGTAAGCATCATTTATCCGTATTCATGCTTATGTAACTGTAGTTAAATCAAGGTTAATTTTCGCAGGGGATGTGGCCTTTACATACTCTTACAACGAATATACGGTAAGCCCAAATGCTTTTGAATAACGTTAAGTTACCTGTACAGATCTATTCCCGTTTGGTTTCGGGTCCATGTTTGTCCCTGCCGCAGAATCTCATCCACCATCTCCTTGTCGCTGGGTATCCTGTCCACTGGAAAGATGTAGAGCCAGCACAACGCCAGCACAGCCAGAGTAGCCCATACAGACTTGCTCCTGTGACATCTTAAAGACATCATTCCTCCGATCTGATCACACAAATCCCGAACAACTAGTCCAAAAACACGTGCTCACCACTGACCCGTTATTATATCTGTGTCACTTCCATTATGAGCAATAGCAAACCTTTTGAATACCGTTATCCTCCTCTTTCCATCATGCGATCAGATCGGAAGAGAGGCTAACAGAGATGCATCAGTCTCAGAATTACATTCATGTGCATCCAAATGCTCCTTTCCGCTTCTGGTTAGCTATTCTGTACGACCGCAATGTCGAGCGCGTTACAATGGGATGTGGTCTCCATGCATCATTTTAGTATGGTCCAGGTAGAGGAATCTCGCGGGTTTTAACACGGAATCCAGAGATCTGTCTTAAACACCGCCGATGTTATCCGCGTTGAGCTCTCTAACAAATCTGATCCGTGCGCCCATTTCCATTATCGCCACATCATCATGGCTTATTTCTATGTCCCGCTATTCAAATAAGTAAGTAGAGCATTCCCTCTTTATCTAGCCACTTCCGATGCAATCTTCTGACTAGTGAGAGACAAAGCTCAGTTGCCCCCAGTGTTCGTTATAGTGCTGCCCTCTTCTGGTCAATGTATCCACAATCGTTTGCAGTTATGAATACCAGCGTATGTGAATATCACCACGTCATCTGAGGGTTGCAGGACATTTACCAtacagcagggctagtcaacaaATGCAGCTGCATTCGAGCTATCAAGACAATGAAACCCTTGTGCATCAATTTAAAAACCTCACACTTAGGTAAAAAAGGACAAATATGTCCATGtcctaaaacaaatatattaaaaataaattaatatttttctaCTTTCACTTTTGTTTTAGACAGAATCAGTTCTAATTAccaaacattcatttattttctgaatTTTAACCACTTTAAATGTCAGTTTGTATGATGCCACTGTTGTAACTGTTTTCCATATAGTAAATCAtggagatttttattttattattacagtTTTAGATATGTCAATAATCATCAATAACATTAATTAAGATGCAATGTTATTTTTGAGTAGAGTCAGATGTCAGACTTAGTTCCAGAGGTAAACAATGttcatgtaaaaaacataaaatatcatGTTCATATCTCTGATACCAACATTCGAGATCATAACTACCCAACATTCATTCATTGTCAGAGTTTTAACCTTTTAAGTGCTTACATAAAGCCATGCACATGTACAATctattattatttcttaatgTTAAAAACTGAACTGAAGGGCTTCTGAAATCAACTTTTGAATAAGAAAATAATAAGATATTAAGAATAAGAAAAAATGACCAAATGCAAGAATTGTCACGGTTTGGGACAGAACCTAAGCGCAGGCAGACAGAGagtaaacacaaaactttattaaacaaaaacaaaaacaaaaataaacaaggtccaagagaaatataaatgataaatccGCAAATTTGACTGGTCACACCGACCAGGAACAAGGGTAATCTAACACGAAGGAGGGTAAGGCAGGATAGAAAATGAACCGACACGGGACAATGAATACAAGGGACTTATAAAGGGAACACtgacgagggataatgacataAGGAcgatgacgggcaggtgacaagaatgaaacactaatggggaGATTATCGGGAaaattacatggggcaggtgaggggaatgaaacattAATGGAAAgctaacggagaaacaagggggcggggccaagagacgagacaccggagagaatgcATGacacttcaaaacaaaacaacgcCATGCtcctctccacattaaacacgtGGTCTGTCATGATCCAGCCACAAGCCTCGAAAatcatgacaagaagaggcaggaccatgacaagaATCTGCTGCATGGACTAAAATGGAGAAAATAGCATCATCAAAAgttaaacagaacagaaaacttGAAAACCTTTGGATTTTAATGAAATGTAgaaattattcaacattttGAACCCTTGCCAACATAACGAaagtgaatgtaaatgtatgctTTGTTTAATGGCATACAgattaaaatgtgcagttttatgaGGACATTTTTTTCCATCTCGACCTGAGTGTTGACAATGTTGCGtaactaaaacattttaaaactaaataaaaaaattttattttaaaactcaaataaaaatagacacCTTTTGCAAATTTTATGCTGTTTGCATTATCTGTCACAGAACCACTCGCAGGTGTGAGATAAAATGAACAATGAGTTTATTAACAGACAGGTAAGTAAATAAATGGAATAGCGACTGTACTAATATTGTCCTTTTGGTTTCGAGAGATCGTGGATGATGGGCTGTACTTCCGGGTGTGGAAGACTTGGAAGAGCCTGGCGATTCCATGACATTATcacattcaaaatataaaaaacaaatggaaaaggACAAACATGTCCATCACAGCGCATGAGGGTCCACCGAGGGACCACTGTGGTCTGTCAGAAAAAATTGTGATTTGTATGGTCAAGTCAAGACTGTTGAATTGTTGGGTATTGTACTGTTAGTATGCTCTTTTAAGCAACTCTTCCCTATGTGCCTGGTCCCATTTCAATGCAAATAACTGCACAACTGTCGCAATGCCCTTCTCTACCTGCAGAGAGAGACATTGGCATATATAACTGCAAGGCATATGAGgattaacataaaaatgttgCCAGTCTGTCTGGAAAAGGGCCTACACTACTACACTactctttcattatttatattgtcTTCAACCTTTTAAAAAGGTACTTTTTATTCATAATTTGTTTCAAGTTaaaccaatatttttttaacagaatTATTGttgtctaataaaataaattgatatGTTGGCACAGTTagatttttgtttacaaatgtaattACAGACATTTATGGATATACTTTGAGATCAAAAGATTAAGATGATTAGAAACAATTCAGCCAAATGTTTGATTGTACACTAGCTTGACATTCCACACCCTCAAAACTATGTGTTTAATAACAAATAGTGTACTTAAACACCGGATGATTTATCTTAAAACAATCAGTACTGTTGGTGTAAAACAGAATCACCAGTTTCCTCATTGTTCTTACTTCCCTGGAATAGAGTCGATgtgtaacataaataaaaactggTTCCACAaccactctttctctctccatgctttagtataaataaatatatgtaggcctatataggTTTGACAGTTCTGGGTGAAATTTAGCATTGTGTTACTACGAAGAAGAGGAAATGGAGAGAGAAAATATTGTGACCCCCTGCTATTTTTGGGTCACAATCAAATGATTTGTATACGTGtatatattttctatttatgtatattaacaTTCATATGAAATGGTGCTTATAGTAATTAGAGATAGTGTTACTGTAAGAATGTAGAGCTGCATCTTTTAAGTTCTTGGTGGCAGTTGAGAGCTTGAGTTACCGGGACAACTGTGGTGCCTCTTCAGACAACACAGAGGATCGCTTGACTAACAGCAAACTCTTGTctctcttacttttttattgaaaaagttTACTCTGAATACAGTTCCTCCCTTTGACCGGGACCTGTAACAGATTTTGGGGGCTCGTCGTCCGGGATCAGCGCTACTCTACAGACGCGTGGTCCAGTGATTTGAACCTAGGGACAACAAAGCGTGCATGAAGCTAAGGGAAGCAGAGGATCAGAGAGGACCAGCATTATTCTGACCAAGAGCATCATCACATATCCAGACCAGTGTGAAATACATAATGTCGgatgaagaaagaaagagactcATCTGGAACATCAAgaaaaaagtacacactttaaCAGCTGATGAACTCTTTCAATTAGTAAGAGACATTGACCCAACATCAGATGTGGATGTCACAGAATTACAAAATGGCAATGAAGAGTACTGTATAGATTATATAGTTACTTACATGAACAATGATGTATTATTTACACTTCCTGACAAAGGAATGACTGGGttattgaatttaaattattgtatTGATGAAATGATTGAAAAACGTGTTATTAGGACTGATATGCGAGTACAACAACCCAGCACATCACACAACACAGACATATCAGAGGTTGAGTACCAACAGATGTTAGCAAACTACGAAGAGCTAGGTAAAAAGCTTTTAGCCAGTAGGACCAAACAAACCACAGTACCTACACCCACAGTCACATCACACGTATATATGCCAAATAATACACACCCTCTATATTCTAGCACTTCAAAGCAGCCATGTGGTGATCAAAGCAGCTTTCACCTTGGACCAGATACCAGGTTCTCCATCAGGGATGTTGCAATGTTGCAGCGTCGAGAATTTAAGATCCATGGGGGACAAATCGGAGACAGTATGTCTGACATAAGTTTTAGCAACCTGTGCAAACAAATAGAAGAAGGCATCAAGGAGGGCTACACAGAAGGCGAGATACTCCGGGGAGTTTTTCGCATTATTAAACCTGGCAATTTTAAAGACATGTTAATAACCAAAGATGATATGACTGTGGCAGAAATGAAGAGTTTTCTCCAGTCTCATCTAGGTGAAAGCAGCAGTACTGAACTTTTTCAGGAGCTTATGAGTGCCAAACAGCATGACCATGAGACGCCACAGCAGTTCCTGTACCGTATGATTGGCCTCAAGCAGAAAGTATTGTTCTGTTCTAGACAACTCAACACAGACATCCGATATGATGACCACACAGTTCAGAATGTGTTTCTGCACACCATTTCACAAGGCATCGGCCTAAGACACAGTGAAATTCGTCAAGAGTTGAGACCTCTCCTTTCAGACCACTCTGTCTCTGATGAAATCCTGCTCAGGCATGTGATCAAATTTCAAAATGATGAAAGTGAACGGCAACGTCGGCTGGGGCAGTCCAATCGTCATAAAATAGTGCATGCACACAGTGCTCAATTTGACACTGAAAATATCACTAAGGAGGTCATGAAAGGGGATGAGACAACAAAAGATAAGACCATTCAGCAACTGAAAGCACAAATAGAAGCATTGACTACTGCAGTTGATTCACTAAAACAGCAACAACGGAGGGAGCCCGAGAGAATCGTCGAGTCGGAtaggcagtacgtcaccccccgatgctgcaagagaacctctcatcatcatcgcatcgtgtccgaatacgtgattgaggaataagacggcggaccgtcttttttggggaacggtcagacaagcgaaacgaggtgtgaacggtccgtgagccgtggctggcggattatctgctcacagtaatcctcatatcaccctcgctgcttgccatagcggacggcagggccgtagtcctgccgccacggaacggggagcaaacgaggtggtggctgagtcccgtgggaacacagccacctgtgatgcaacgtctgaatcgtcaccgcccgcagtgcgggcaggacgtatccacaacgtctgccccagcgatACTGGAAGCACAGGCATATGTGTCCATCCCCTCTCAACTCCTCGATGAAGTCAATCGTgtttgcacccatgagaacagcgggaaaGCCGACTGCTGGAGAAATTGACTCTTTTAGCAAAGTGAAATTGCTCTGACTACCGTCCGCGAActtgccgagacgcccaggggagagtcactgcaggaagggaccgtccgctgtcgacgtcgtagattccagcagaataactcagcgaagatctggaagatcagcgaagacctggagctgctcatcagatgcgtaggctctgaagaacaaaaggtgaatgaatgagcacgccggcttccctcctatacccagacatccggggaggagcccggcatgcaaatttcattcgccaattttcattggccttttctaaatactcagaagatgataggttctcaagacaaaccccattctgtcggttcggacacaacgtcgagagaccgacagaaagggNNNNNNNNNNNNNNNNNNNNNNNNNNNNNNNNNNNNNNNNNNNNNNNNNNNNNNNNNNNNNNNNNNNNNNNNNNNNNNNNNNNNNNNNNNNNNNNNNNNNNNNNNNNNNNNNNNNNNNNNNNNNNNNNNNNNNNNNNNNNNNNNNNNNNNNNNNNNNNNNNNNNNNNNNNNNNNNNNNNNNNNNNNNNNNNNNNNNNNNNNNNNNNNNNNNNNNNNNNNNNNNNNNNNNNNNNNNNNNNNNNNNNNNNNNNNNNNNNNNNNNNNNNNNNNNNNNNNNNNNNNNNNNNNNNNNNNNNNNNNNNNNNNNNNNNNNNNNNNNNNNNNNNNNNNNNNNNNNNNNNNNNNNNNNNNNNNNNNNNNNNNNNNNNNNNNNNNNNNNNNNNNNNNNNNNNNNNNNNNNNNNNNNNNNNNNNNNNNNNNNNNNNNNNNNNNNNNNNNNNNNNNNNNNNNNNNNNNNNNNNNNNNNNNNNNNNNNNNNNNNNNNNNNNNNNNNNNNNNNNNNNNNNNNNNNNNNNNNNNNNNNNNNNNNNNNNNNNNNNNNNNNNNNNNNNNNNNNNNNNNNNNNNNNNNNNNNNNNNNNNNNNNNNNNNNNNNNNNNNNNNNNNNNNNNNNNNNNNNNNNNNNNNNNNNNNNNNNNNNNNNNNNNNNNNNNNNNNNNNNNNNNNNNNNNNNNNNNNNNNNNNNNNNNNNNNNNNNNNNNNNNNNNNNNNNNNNNNNNNNNNNNNNNNNNNNNNNNNNNNNNNNNNNNNNNNNNNNNNNNNNNNNNNNNNNNNNNNNNNNNNNNNNNNNNNNNNNNNNNNNNNNNNNNNNNNNNNNNNNNNNNNNNNNNNNNNNNNNNNNNNNNNNNNNNNNNNNNNNNNNNNNNNNNNNNNNNNNNNNNNNNNNNNNNNNNNNNNNNNNNNNNNNNNNNNNNNNNNNNNNNNNNNNNNNNNNNNNNNNNNNNNNNNNNNNNNNNNNNNNNNNNNNNNNNNNNNNNNNNNNNNNNNNNNNNNNNNNNNNNNNNNNNNNNNNNNNNNNNNNNNNNNNNNNNNNNNNNNNNNNNNNNNNNNNNNNNNNNNNNNNNNNNNNNNNNNNNNNNNNNNNNNNNNNNNNNNNNNNNNNNNNNNNNNNNNNNNNNNNNNNNNNNNNNNNNNNNNNNNNNNNNNNNNNNNNNNNNNNNNNNNNNNNNNNNNNNNNNNNNNNNNNNNNNNNNNNNNNNNNNNNNNNNNNNNNNNNNNNNNNNNNNNNNNNNNNNNNNNNNNNNNNNNNNNNNNNNNNNNNNNNNNNNNNNNNNNNNNNNNNNNNNNNNNNNNNNNNNNNNNNNNNNNNNNNNNNNNNNNNNNNNNNNNNNNNNNNNNNNNNNNNNNNNNNNNNNNNNNNNNNNNNNNNNNNNNNNNNNNNNNNNNNNNNNNNNNNNNNNNNNNNNNNNNNNNNNNNNNNNNNNNNNNNNNNNNNNNNNNNNNNNNNNNNNNNNNNNNNNNNNNNNNNNNNNNNNNNNNNNNNNNNNNNNNNNNNNNNNNNNNNNNNNNNNNNNNNNNNNNNNNNNNNNNNNNNNNNNNNNNNNNNNNNNNNNNNNNNNNNNNNNNNNNNNNNNNNNNNNNNNNNNNNNNNNNNNNNNNNNNNNNNNNNNNNNNNNNNNNNNNNNNNNNNNNNNNNNNNNNNNNNNNNNNNNNNNNNNNNNNNNNNNNNNNNNNNNNNNNNNNNNNNNNNNNNNNNNNNNNNNNNNNNNNNNNNNNNNNNNNNNNNNNNNNNNNNNNNNNNNNNNNNNNNNNNNNNNNNNNNNNNNNNNNNNNNNNNNNNNNNNNNNNNNNNNNNNNNNNNNNNNNNNNNNNNNNNNNNNNNNNNNNNNNNNNNNNNNNNNNNNNNNNNNNNNNNNNNNNNNNNNNNNNNNNNNNNNNNNNNNNNNNNNNNNNNNNNNNNNNNNNNNNNNNNNNNNNNNNNNNNNNNNNNNNNNNNNNNNNNNNNNNNNNNNNNNNNNNNNNNNNNNNNNNNNNNNNNNNNNNNNNNNNNNNNNNNNNNNNNNNNNNNNNNNNNNNNNNNNNNNNNNNNNNNNNNNNNNNNNNNNNNNNNNNNNNNNNNNNNNNNNNNNNNNNNNNNNNNNNNNNNNNNNNNNNNNNNNNNNNNNNNNNNNNNNNNNNNNNNNNNNNNNNNNNNNNNNNNNNNNNNNNNNNNNNNNNNNNNNNNNNNNNNNNNNNNNNNNNNNNNNNNNNNNNNNNNNNNNNNNNNNNNNNNNNNNNNNNNNNNNNNNNNNNNNNNNNNNNNNNNNNNNNNNNNNNNNNNNNNNNNNNNNNNNNNNNNNNNNNNNNNNNNNNNNNNNNNNNNNNNNNNNNNNNNNNNNNNNNNNNNNNNNNNNNNNNNNNNNNNNNNNNNNNNNNNNNNNNNNNNNNNNNNNNNNNNNNNNNNNNNNNNNNNNNNNNNNNNNNNNNNNNNNNNNNNNNNNNNNNNNNNNNNNNNNNNNNNNNNNNNNNNNNNNNNNNNNNNNNNNNNNNNNNNNNNNNNNNNNNNNNNNNNNNNNNNNNNNNNNNNNNNNNNNNNNNNNNNNNNNNNNNNNNNNNNNNNNNNNNNNNNNNNNNNNNNNNNNNNNNNNNNNNNNNNNNNNNNNNNNNNNNNNNNNNNNNNNNNNNNNNNNNNNNNNNNNNNNNNNNNNNNNNNNNNNNNNNNNNNNNNNNNNNNNNNNNNNNNNNNNNNNNNNNNNNNNNNNNNNNNNNNNNNNNNNNNNNNNNNNNNNNNNNNNNNNNNNNNNNNNNNNNNNNNNNNNNNNNNNNNNNNNNNNNNNNNNNNNNNNNNNNNNNNNNNNNNNNNNNNNNNNNNNNNNNNNNNNNNNNNNNNNNNNNNNNNNNNNNNNNNNNNNNNNNNNNNNNNNNNNNNNNNNNNNNNNNNNNNNN
The nucleotide sequence above comes from Triplophysa rosa linkage group LG24, Trosa_1v2, whole genome shotgun sequence. Encoded proteins:
- the LOC130547568 gene encoding alpha-N-acetylneuraminide alpha-2,8-sialyltransferase-like; protein product: MMSLRCHRSKSVWATLAVLALCWLYIFPVDRIPSDKEMVDEILRQGQTWTRNQTGIDLYRKLLTECCDPKRMFVLSKENSPIGKVLWYDGELYHYHKVNNETYSFFIQVLSVLKSV